AGAGCCAACCTGCCACCAccaaggagcagggctgccctggcagtgccaagcaTCTCCTGCAGACTGACATCAAGAAATTGGTTGTTGTCTTAGTTAGAACAGCAAGGCTGTTTAGAATGATGTAAAAATTTGGCATTTGACTATCAATGGGGGAGCTTTTGCTTCTCTGTGAGTAAAGCTTTACACCTCCAGCACTAGGAATTGAGTTTTAAGTCCTGAGGAAAgcacactctgtgtgtgtgtgtgtgtgtgtgtgtgtgtagacGTGCATATATGTGACCTGTGCTTAGTACTTGGGCTTATTTTAATGCTGGCCTGACATTTAAGTCAGAGATTTTTCTCAAATGTAGGTATAGCTATGGAAAACAagccagagccagcacaaaCAAACTAACCATTTGATTGAGAGGTATCACAAGGGCAGGAAAAAACCTCAGAGCTTCAGGACTGGTGGAAGAGAGAGTCAGCTGAGCATCTTATGATGTTTGCACTACCCAGCAACACTAATGTGCTTTCTTTCTAAATCATCTTGTAATATCAAGTGCAGTGGTTTTAGTTCTTTGCTGTTGTAAGGACAAAATACCATTATTACAAAGATGTAAGTCACAGGATGGGAGCCCTTCTACCTGTTTCCTTGCCACTAAGATCAAAATCCTTTGCTCTTTTGAATTTCTTTGAATTATTCACAGTTTTACATGGGACTCACACAAGGCTGTGATGTGGTACATGGGTAAACCCACTGAGCTATTTCAGAGGTAAAAGAACTATGTTGGAGTTCAAGTGTCTTTTGTCAATGACTGCCTCttactgagatttttttggggggtattttttcagtttgcaaAACTATGCAATAAAGGACAGTATGTATGTTAatttatgcagatttttttcctacagaataGAGTTTAATAATCTCTTAATTATAAGAACTTTGCAAGAGATTGAAGCACAGAAGGTGAATTTTGGGAtccaaaagcaaaaatgttaTTGCTACAGCTTAATGTTACAGCAACCATTGCTAGTTCTTCTTTGTGTAGTGTTTATGCCCTATAATTAGAAGCTCTAATACAATCCAGAAATTACTGAAGCTGTAATTATCATCCAAGTCACTTCACAAACGTGAATTCCCTTTGTTTTTCACCACTGTGTTACTTTTCTCTGTAAATCCCCCAAATGGGTAGATATTTACTGCATTCTAAGAGCCAGAagtgcagggaggagcagagctaaATGTGCcgcctgccagccctgagctaGAAGCGGCCTGAATGGAACAGCAGGGGCTGATTGACCCGGCAGTGCAACTGCggctcctccaggctggatCTGAACACTGCCCGTACCTAGGCTGTGACCTCTGAGCCGGTTTGTGTCTGACACTGCTCTCGCCGTCAGGACATTTGTCCTTCTCTGGCTCTAGTAATAACCGCACGGTCCTACCCACAGCACGTTTTCCGCCAAGGCCCTTTAACAACTCCTCAGCCTGACGTGGCTGTAATTGTTCATACAGCCCAGACCACGTTAGACGAGAGAGTAGCAGTGACAAACCTGGCCTCTCGTGCTACGTTCTCAGCAAGGGCAAACTGCAGAGTGGTATCAGCGCTGCcccaggggtgcccagcagCCGGAGGTGACACCGCTCCGGGCCCGGGGGCGAAGGCGCCCGGGGCGGCGGCAGCGCAGCCCCATGAGGGAGAGCGCCCGCAGTTCTCCTTCGCGTCCACACGcgggaagggggggggggggggggccgcCACGCCGCACTCTCTGATTGGCCACGTCCCTCCTGGCCGGTTCGCCGTAGCCCTATGAGAGTGCGCGGCGGGGTTGGGGGGCGAGTGGGGATTGGCTGAGGGTGACGGTGGGCGGGGCGGTCGTTGGGCCCGCGCGGGGGAGCGGAAGCGGCGCGCTGAGGACTGAGGGGACtgagggggcggcggggccggcggggccggccgggTGCGGCGCGATGCGGGGCGGCCGCCGCCTCTTCCCGCTGCTGCTCCTGGcgctgctgcctgggctgtgccacgGCAAGGAGCCGGCGCCGGGCGCCGTGACTTGCGGCTCTGTGCTGAAACTGCTCAACACCCGCCACAGCGTACGGCTCCACTCGCACGAGGTCAAGTACGGCTCCGGTGAGCAGGGACTGGCCGAGGAACTGGAAAATGGCGGGGCACgggctgtgaggggctgaggAAGCGGCGGGGGACAGGTCGTGCCTGACAGAGAAATGGCGGGGGTGGGGAGGCAGCGAGGGTGGTGGGGAAGGTGGAGGAAGTTGGAGTGTCCCGATGTTCGTATCCTTGGTGCAGAGGGAAGCGGCAGGCCAGGGAAGGATGTGGTATAGGGGTGGGCTGGAGACACGGCAGGGATGGGGGGGATGCTGAGGCCTGTGGGACAGGAAGATGTGTCAGCTGCTTTGTGGGCCCTGGAGTCGGGATGTGGCAGGGGTGCTTTGCCCTCGTCTCTGAGGTAAACTCTGCTCATGTCACAGCCCTCAGCAGTGCCTTCCCAGTGTCTGTTCTGGCAACGAGGGTGTTGGTCTGTTGGGGAACACTAAGACCTTGATAGTATTTTTGATAAAGGTGGGATGGTGTGAACAGTACCTGTCAtgcatcagattttttttcttgtgttcaCCATGAGCTTTGACAGTTTGCATCTGTTAACACATGCTGTGTTTCACTGCTTCCATCTGAAAGATGATTTGGTACCTGCATTCCTTTTGCAGGTAAATGGACTGTGGGAATAAACCATCTTGTAAACAAGAAGGGGTGACAACATTCAAGCAAATTTCTGTAGTTTTCTCATGTCTTTTTGAACTGGGGAAGCGGGATAAGTCTTGtgtcatttaattttattcaaacAGGAAGTGGGCAGCAGTCAGTGACAGGAGTTGAAGCCTCAGATGATGCCAACAGCTACTGGCGTATCCGTGGGAAGAGTGACAGCAGTTGCCAGCGTGGGACACCAGTGAAATGTGGGCAAGCCATACGACTCACGCATGTTAACACTGGGAAAAATCTGCACACTCATCATTTCCCATCACCACTCTCCAATAACCAAGTGAGTTGGTTTAAATCTTAAGCTTTTGTACAAGTAGTGCATGCTATTGACAATAGTCTCTCCAATGACTTGGGTTTTTGGAAAATCAGGCTTGAGTACCAGCTGCCAGAAGCAGTATGTCTGTGCATATCCATATTTGAGTATATTCTGCATCTTAAAATGATGTATTTCAGTTCTTGACAGAGGTAATATAGTATGTGGCAGCATTGGTATTTTACAGTACTTCTaacaaatctgctttttttttatttttctgcaccgttgctgctgggaaggctgtTCTGAAATGCTTGGTGTTTTCTAGATGCAGGAGACTGAGTATCTCCCTCAACACTGTGAAGATTGCTCTAGAGCCAGGCAGCTAGTCATGTGTTATAATGTTAGGCATTCCTATGTCCATGTTCCTTGGGGATCCAGTCTATTAGTCTCAGCTGTCTTCTTGCTATTCCTGTTTCATTTCACTGttcatatttttctgtcctccttcCACAGGAAAACTGAACTGCTCTTGCAATCATACTTAATTAGAATTTTGTACATATCTAGAAGAGTGTAATTTCTAACTGTAATTCAGCCCCAGAACAAATACTTCTCCAAGATGGAAAATGTCATGTAAATAATGCAGTTGTTGGAAGATTTTTGTTGTTAGTCATGTCAGTTTTCCATTAGGCTGTGTAGATGGGTTGTTACATTCAAACTTGGAAGCTCTGACTCtttgtggaaaaatatttctttcaccATGAGTAAAGTGGCTGAAACAATAAGGTTGAGCTCTGTGTAGGGTGTTTCAATAATCTGAGTATtaaaagaagtggaaaaatgacatttcaaattAATTGTCTAAGGGAAAGATGGACTCTGAAACCTTCCCCgagtttcatttttcagtgtagGCACTTCATATATTGTCATCAAGGTAAGAATGTTCAACTATcattgtggggttttgttttgtttggagttttttcagcactttttgCTCAGATTACAGGTTGGAGTTTGTTGGCACTTTGTGTTCAGATTGTCTGGTAGAACCTTACTGCTTCTGGCTTCAGTAACTGTAGACAAAGCAATACAGCAGCACCCCGTCCTTGTCTTTGAACTCTGCTGAGTCTGTGGTTGATGTTTGTGTGTCCTGGAGGTGTTTGCTTACACTTTCACTTCAGGAAGCTTGTGTCTCTAACAGGAAGTAAGTGCCTTTGGGGATGATGGCGAAGGAGATGACCTGGATTTCTGGATTGTGCAGTGCAGTGGGACTTACTGGGAGCGGGAGGATGCCGTGCGCTTCAAGCACGTGGGGACCGAGGTGTTCCTGTCCATCACGGGGGAGCAGTACGGCCACCCCATTAGAGGCCAGCGGGAAGTTCATGGCATGCCTGCTGCCAACCACCACAACTATTGGAAAGCCATGGAGGGAGTCTTCATCAAACCCAGTCTGGACCCTGCAAAACATGATGAGCTCTGAATTGACACAGAATCCAAAATGCTTCGTTTGACTCCAGTGTTTGGAGATGCTAATCCTTGATCTCTTCTAAGTCCTGCCTTGCTTGAGTGACTGATTTTCTGTGTTACTGAAGGGCATTAGTTCATTCTAGGAATGCAGCACTTCTGTGAGGAATGGCTTCTGCCAGTTTCGGCCACTGACATTTATTTGGTGAAGTCCTTTCTGAATTTCCAAGCTTTATTGGTGAAACTAGTTCATACATCTGTTAGGTTTTGTTGTCATTTGTTTGCTTGTTACTTTTTCTCAAAtttgaaggaaatgaaaaaatgaaagtcaTACTTTTCTCTAGTCTCAAGTACAATAAAACTTTGTATTTTGTAATCTTTTTCCAGctataattaaatatttagaaactgATTTCTACATCCTAGTGAAAGAATGTTACTGATGAGGAGATGGATTGAGtgtagaaatggaaaaatggttctgaaatacagtgttttttaaatgacTTGCAGTCAGCTATTCAGTCTGAGTTTAAAAAAGGTATATACATTTGAAAATTGCATCCAATGTCTTATGAGAGTTTCATTTTGTATTGTATTGGAAGATTTGAAAATATTGTGTATGTTGGAGTAAGAAGACAAAACTTTAATAGTTTTACTTTGTCCAAGAAATACAGATGTTCTAGTAGCAGTGATACAGCTGATTGTCCATTGGTAAGGCTACTCTGCTCTATGAACAGGTGCAGAAAACTCCTGCTTGCTTAATTAATATTGGAATTTTACAGAGCTTCTTATGGTGTAAAGGAACAGTTAAATTTGGCTTACTTCTGTGTCACTCTACAAGATCAGTATGGTAATCCAGGTGAATAAATAGTGAGGCATACAcctgtgtggggttttttatgtgtgaatccagaagagcaaaaaaaaatctgaagcaaTGGTTTGGTCATGGATTTCTGACAGAGTGGTATGCACTGGAGTGCTAGCAAGGGATCTTCACTGAAAAAGTTAAGAATTTCTGTGTTCCTCTGTGAAAAGGAGTTAATTCTTCAGTGCATTTTTTACACAGTGTTGCTGGAAATACttactaaaatttaaaataccatGTATTTGTGATTTTGTCTGAAATTGAAAAGCTCACCAAATCAGTGAGAAAAGTCAGAACATTCAGGTGTTCTTGTTTCCATGTGTAAATAGTTTACTGATTATGGTGCTCATTAGTCAATCAGTTCAAGAAGCAGGGAACTGATTTACTGATttacagctccagctgggagctgcagtgttGGTGTTGTGTTGAGAGGGTGCAGTAGGCAGTTGAGTTCAGCTGTACAAatccagcaggctgctctgtgcaccTCATGCAGGagtgctgcccaggctggctccaggctTTATTTAAGGATTTCCTGCCAGGGAAGATCTGTCCAAACCCTATGGAACAAGGAACCTCTGTAACAGCATTTCTGTGTACCTTGctatttttcttcaaaggaaaaggTAAGAATGTTTTTCTAGTAATTTTAGTTGCATATGTGTATTTAAGGATTGCAAGCATTTTGGAGATTAAGTAGACTGGCTGTTGCTGTTTTGTATTAGAAATAAACTTTCCTGTGATTAATATTTCAGGTTCACTGATACTCTTGACTAATTGGTATTGAGGTTATAGCTATAAAAGAataactattttaaaacaaaacaaacctgcaTAAACAAGCTTTTCCCTTATTAAGGAGAGCTTTTCTTTTGAAGGTGTTATAtacataaacacaaaaaatgtgATAGGATTtgacaggaggaagaaatagTTTGGGCAATGAGTTCTCAAAGTTATCTAAGAGCTAAAATGCTTTGTGCCTACACCAATGGGCTTAGTGTTTGTGCACCTGAATTGCCTGAGAAGGGGTCGAGCTGTGGGGCTCATCTTGGTCTGTGTGCCAGATACTATCCCCACCCAGTGATTGTGCCTGGATGTTTCTGTCCCTGGCAAGGGTGGTTTTCAGTCTTATTTATTATGCTTGAGTGGGATCTCACTGGACCTTTGGCTTTCTGTTTTGGATTTGAACCAAATTGGTTTGGTGAGGCTGCGAAAAAACTGACTTTTAGTCCTTATTGCTTACTTTCTTatgttctgttttgaaaaatatttgtgccTTTTGTTCCTAAAGAACAAGCTGCCACACACAAATATACCCATGAATGCCTTATTTAAAGACATGTTCAACAATATTCCTGTGAGCTGAGTTTCCTCCACTTCTGATTCTGACCAAAGTGTAAAAGTCATTAAGCCTTAATACTTCACTTGGGTGTGTGTCACAATAgttgggggggattttgtttggttgggatttttttcccccagtttttaTCACTGTAAGTGGTGGTCTGAAGGAATCTCAGATAAGGCTGTTTGAAGTACATCGTACTTTGGAAGGGTCTAATATAGTACTTCAAGAACTATTGGTACCCCTAGCATGCTGAATTCTGGCTACAAAAGTCATGTTAATGTAGGAAGTGCAAAAATTATAGCAGTGAAAAAATGATGGCTTGTGCTCCTGTTCAAGTACTGAGATTTCAGAGTGTGATTCAGGCGTTTTTATTCACTTTGGCTGCTCATAATTCAACTTTTCAGTCCTTCCCCCATGGGTGAGGATTAGAGACTTGGAGAATCTGTTTTTGTATTGctgtgtggtggtgtttgttttccaaatgaTTTTACTGTCTGCCCAAAGCTGTTTGGCCTCTAGGGTAAAACATGAAATACTGAGAGATGTAGATATGAAAGTTGGGaatgctgttttgtttctttattttcctttattttaaaatgagacattttaTACCTTCTGTCAAAATTCTCTGTATGCTTCAAGGTTAAATGAAACCagtttattttgtcttctatttgggagaattattttctgctagcagaaaataattctcCCAAATAAGAAAGAACAGGTGCTTTCctgtttcttgctttttttactACAAGAACTCTCTGAAAAGGTGCACCATTGTTGCTTTGTACTCCTCCTTTAAGAAACCAGAAAGGCTTTTGGGGAAAGAATTAGGAGGATCTGTATTTATAATTGTTCTCAGCAGGAGTAGTTGCTAGTCAGTCTTTGAAATCTGTCAAATAGTGCATTttacacatatgtatatatctaGTTCAATATGAAATGACAAAGAGTTCCTTAGATATGGTAATTTCTAGGCAAGTGTGTGCCTACAGATATTTTTACTCTATTTCTGGAAGCTCTTTAAAGCTCTGTACAACTGCTCTGCATATGAACGCTTGCCACACACTTTGACTTTTTTAGTCAGTGCTGGGTTTAGTTCTTCCAGGGTGCTGGAAGGGATGTGTTGCTCATTGAGTCTTCATTCTGAATGTTGAAGCTAAATATAAACCAGTGTTTGTATTTAAATGGTATAAccataatttaatttattgtgtTTAGGAATACTAATTGGGTATATCTGTTCTTATTAGGTTAAATTAGCATAtctttttaaagaggaaaaaaatacagtcgAAACAAGCCTGTAACAATGACTCTTACTCAGCAGTATTTGTAAGCCTGTTCGTTTTGCTGAATCTTCTCTGTCTtctgcctgccttccccagcactgaa
This Serinus canaria isolate serCan28SL12 chromosome 15, serCan2020, whole genome shotgun sequence DNA region includes the following protein-coding sequences:
- the SDF2L1 gene encoding stromal cell-derived factor 2-like protein 1, which translates into the protein MRGGRRLFPLLLLALLPGLCHGKEPAPGAVTCGSVLKLLNTRHSVRLHSHEVKYGSGSGQQSVTGVEASDDANSYWRIRGKSDSSCQRGTPVKCGQAIRLTHVNTGKNLHTHHFPSPLSNNQEVSAFGDDGEGDDLDFWIVQCSGTYWEREDAVRFKHVGTEVFLSITGEQYGHPIRGQREVHGMPAANHHNYWKAMEGVFIKPSLDPAKHDEL